Part of the Diabrotica virgifera virgifera chromosome 6, PGI_DIABVI_V3a genome, CTGCTCAGCACCGCCTTCTGCAGCTGGTCTTGGCGGTTGTTGTGGGGGTTGGTTATCTGCGTTGGGCGGTTGGAACATCTGTGCGAAGGGGTTCTGTGCGGCGAAGAAGGGGTTTATGAAAGGGTTTTGTACGTTCGGTTGCGGTGGTCGAGGGGCTTGTGCGGGACGGGAGTTGTTGTTGGTGGGATTGCGTAGAATGTTGAGACGGCATGTTGGGCAAGTCTGTTGCCGTTGAAACCTACAAAGTATACATATTTTCACTTTCTAAATTGGAAAAAAagactattttaaatatttttaaagtaaaaactattatttatatggttataatttttttatacattgtTAAGGTTTTGaggtatacaaaaaaaatttggcACTCTTAGTTGTTTTTCATCACTGCATAGAGCATATTCCAAAACATACATTTTAATGGGAGACACTTTTCTGTCTCcctgtaacatttttttttaattcgaatggGATTTAGTTGGTGAAACTTTAGAAATGAAAACTCGTAAATAAACATTTAaaacgttattttttttatatttttatagcaTTTATACGCGAAtttataaaacattaaaaaaaacgtCTTTTTTAGGGGGTGAATTTGCCCCTGAATTAAAAAGGTgtatttttattgtaattttatcaaataaaatggTCATATTTTTTTCTAATGAACGACTAAAGGATTTTGAGTGCTCTCACTGTCCTGTAAAAGCAGTAAATGTTCGatcaaaagttttttttataatgcTGTTTTAATACGAGCTTCGTCGATATTTTCCGACCAACTCGTTGCTATTtccatattacctgtatgcacgccaatggtgaatataaaattcttaattgtatgtcaaaaaatgcgcaataactatttcttaaaacccaccaaatttcatttgcttatctcaatcggttttagagcaataaataaatcgccagtttgtaagaaaaatttcaacaccccttaGAGCCGTTTTACATGACAGAGATTTACTTCGAAAATTATTTCAAGAATAATGACGAAAATTTAAGTagtaaaattatacaatttttccATTGATCCTTGTTTTACACCTATAGTTAAATCTTAACATAATTGTTGTGAAACGCATGCGTAGTGTGTAATGTGACTGACATTAAATAGAatattgttataaataaaaggcCACTGatgaaaaaaaactaagttttttttatttaatttgatggctttggtaaAGACCAATTAGTCAGGAAAACTAAGTTAGAGGTAACAtaagaaaagaagaaaatttcTTCTTTTCTTATGAAATTTCTTATTTAATGTGAAATGACATTTTAAGGCTATAAGTTACAACTTCCAActttcatttgtttattttttttgtaatatatttgGACAGAGAAGTAAATTCTTGTGCAAAAATAATTAATTTGAACAAAGCAAAGATACTTCACTGAATAAACAAATCAGCATTTGTTGTAATTATAAAGGTTATGTTATCGTAAAGACCACCGCGTTATTTAACGTTCTACGCAGAAACTCGCGCAGTTTACTCTGAAAACTTTCTAGAATACAGAACAGgttctaaatttttatattgaaaattatcATGGTAAATTTCGAAGTAAATATTGTGTTTTACatctaatatttttattagataatttttcATAGTAGTTATCAGCGTCAGTTTCGAAGTAAATCTCGGTCATGTAAAACGGCTCTtatctaggaaacgaagcatttgctgacatacgtttataaagcaaactgtcatttctttttcatgcagaattacccatacctacctttttattatccaacataagcgaatgaataaaaaaacagaatgttaaaaaaacctgaggctatagttggatattaatttcagtattttataaatactagaacattccacagggtgatgagaactttgagaaaaaaacacagtttgattggtacacccggtatacaatgacaatgtatcTGTCTATGTAgcagcaatattattacagcgatattgttaaggaataaggctataacatattgaaaaaatcacttaaatcagacaacagttttaggaaattcgagacattaaacataacccatttttaaggtggtgcgttaatttcttggagtagtgtataaaACACGTGCTGGATTTGTAAGTTTTATAACCCAACTGTTAAGTTGCAGCTGTACAGGTCAGGCGTCGCGGGCGTTGTTGCATACAGACGAGTGTTAGCTCAGGTAGGTACCGTTATAAATGCAGCTATATCTTCATTTCTATTTCGAAtttcttaataaacgtttatATGACAGTATTTATATGAAACAAAGGAatgtttttacgtaaaaaaacaaattattttttaaatttagaaagTGGAGGCCATTTAAAGAGTTTTATAATTCAGTCAACCATTGTATATAaatacatataataaaatatacataCCATGAACGTAAACAAGCCGTATGGAAAATATGATTGCAGGGTAATTTTTTGGAGGCTGTCGTCATCTCCTCTCGGCAGATGATGCAGACATTGTCGGCAGCTTGCAGTTCTTCCGGGGTGGCATCAGGGTACAAAGTGTTCATATTATGAATAGCTCTTCGAGACAAAATCACATCGCTGAACGCTTTCTTGAAGTTTCTAATCGTATAATACATCGGTCTGAACGCGAACAGCGGCAAAGTGTATATTCTGTATATAGAAAAGAAGTATGAGTTAAGACGATATTCAACAATATTTCTACTAATTGAGGTATAGTTGAGGTAAGAAATATAGTATGACGCTTAGATTTGTAGGTTTTGATAGATCTGCTTTAAGATATAGTGCGGCAGTTGCTTGTTTTggtaatacagtagaaccccgaaaatccgaactaattggggggacagcctgttcggattccgaaaagttcggattatccgaaagttagcctaactagtaGTTCAATTTCATTGTCGTTGATTGAGTCatcaaacgttctcgcaagagtgttgacaatatttttggactcaagttaaCTACGACAGAACCGAAATAAGTTTATGTTTAGCCTTTATAAGCACTATATAATTAaagtacgtatttatttttaagaaaattttaaacgTCAAAGTCTTATTAATCCTAGATTGTttaattttctggttttactctgtataataaacattttaagtttttgtcttgaattttttatttttttttcactttgcgttggttcggattagcggggttcggatttgcggggttctactgtagtcTAGGAGTCAGGGGGCTTTGAGTATGTCCCCTAAGTaccttgttttttatgttttttagtgTGCAGATTCGATTTTTAGAGGGTACCAGGCCTAAAAACCCAACAtataatttgttattataaatatgttGGGTGTTGAGTGCATACTCAACTCCCCCTGGCTtctataccctgtttttaaactaggaggagtaaactcaaaagacagattcacatccAATAATGTAACTAGAAAAATACcacattttttaaattgaaaatttcataaatgtcttGCCTGCATAAACTTGTCtgtggttggaccaattacaaacaagcattagggcgcggtaaatttgaattactcctcctattTAGAAACGCGGTAAACTATATACACTCTACTAATTAAATGCTTCCCAAGTAAAACGCTTATCTTACTAAAACAGCATCCAGTCAGTTGTCCAGAGATCAAAAGTCGCCGCATTTAAAGCGTTCTACAATATATATTACCGCAACTATACTTATATATCACTGTATACTCACCTAACCATGATTGCAACGAAAGCGAAATATAAAATAACCTTAATAAGCCCCATCACTAGTTCGGTGTATAGAAGAAATACTGCTTTGTTGTCCCAAGGGGTTTCGCTGTTGAGGTCAACTGAATGCAATCCATACTTAATAGCGATGTTAATAACAACGGTAAGAAGGATAGCATATTCAAAACCGAACACTAGCTGAACAGATGCACCTTTAGATACGGTTGAAAGGTAAGCGTGTTGAATGAAATGTAAGTCTAAGGATCCTAGAAGGAGAAGTAGGGAGAGGACTCGAATATGGAAAAGCCAACTTATTACTGGACTCCTCTCCATCTAAAAATAAACATATGAGTTAGATATGGCTGTTAAAAATGGCTACTATTTTGAACATTTCGTCAGTTAAGGTGTTAACCTAACATCATTATATACCTGGGATGATATTTGAGCGGATTCTGAATCTATATACCTTCATACAGTATCCCAAAATCCCTCTGACACCAATGTAGTTTAGAAATAACTATTTTCTAATCTACATTGTCAGCGGGTTTGTGagatagttttttttttgttttatgaattttattaaaaaatatatttctgatTCTTTTTTTACCTTTCTAGATCATTAAAcagcatattttcaaaaattttataaaataacatGGAACGATATATTTCCCATACCTATTCAGAGAAGCTAGAGATTTTTTGAAACATGTGAGAAATCCGGTTTTCCATGAAATTGTTGTTCTTAagaaaataattatgcaaataaTTATTCTTAAAAGTTAATGGctgattaaaataaacaaacactgACATGCATCAGACAAATAGAGTGCTAAAATCTGAGTTAGTCTCCTCCACCCACTTTACAAGCCTCCTATTGGTCGGTTGGAGAAAGCCAGGTTTCACACAGAACTGCCATAGGAAAAAGAGGGATTTGATTCAAATTTCAAGCCAAACTAGTTCTGGATTCCTGTAGAGCACAAGCAGAAAATTCTGAATtttcagaaaatattttatttttttataatcatATCCCTTCTACCATACAATGGTGTAGGGTTACAACTTTAATCTACCAACTTAACATATCTAGTTTTACATAGGTACAGTAAAACCTTGATATAAcagacctctatttaacggacttcggatataatgaacaaaaaaatccggtcaaatttgaaaaaattagaaacgTCTCTGTATTTTACAAAGAATGTCAAGAACATTTTTAATATAGCATTGTGCGGACACAtttctaattataaaaaaaaacagcaaacttCAAAAGTTGCTTGTTTGCAACTTAAAAAAgtaatttgatttattttaaacctatttttatataacggactttcggcatTAACAGACACCCCGTCCCCCCatttagtccgttatatcgaggttttacacCTAATTCTACATTtctaattaatttcattaattctaTAAAACTCTTTTCTGTCTGGTGCTATCGCTTTGGCATCTATCCAGTTTGATCTTTTCTTTTGCAGAATGGCTCCTATTGCTTTATCCCATGTTTgtctgggtcttcctctcttcctgttttttgatatttttgcttCCCATACTCTTCGAACTGGTCTAGTCTCTTTTATTCGTTGTAGATGTCCCCACCAACATAATTGTCTTTGCTCTATATACTCCAATATAGATGATATTTTTAACTCACTTCTTATGTCTTCATGTCGCAGTCGGTCTAATTTTGTGACGCCTTTTACTCTTCTCAGGAACTTCATCTCCATGGCTTGGATCTTGCTTTTTTGTCAGTTTGTTAAGACCCAAGATTCGCTACCGAAGGTTAGTACTGGTCTATAAATTGATTTGaacacttttatttttgtttctcttgAGATTTCTTTTCTACTgataaattttttattcattgCGTGGTACAGCTGTATTGTTTTATCTATTCTATTGTTAACTTCAGGATCTTGAGTGCCTGCCTGGTCAATTATTACACCTAGATAAGAGAAAGTTTTCACTTGTTCAATTTGTGTTCCTTCAATTTCTATTATTAGCTCCTGTCTCTCTTCACTGATCTGTAGTACTTTGGTCTTGTTTTTGTTTATTACCATTCCATTTTTGAGGAATACTCTGTTCCATATCTGTTCCATATTTCAATGTTGTGTTGTAAATCTTTTTCACTTCTTGCAATTAACACCAAGTCGTCTGCAAACACTCCTTCTGATATTTCTACTCTACATAGATATCTGTGTCCAACATTTAATTTTTTGCTTTCTATTGTGCATCttatagaaaatataaagaaCTCAATTTCGGCCATGGATAGAGAAAGCGAGTATTGATTCTACACCCCCCATTTATGACCCAAAAAATATAGAGAAATCCTACTAGCAAAGACATTATTTTTGTTATGATTTTCTATATGTATATTTACATTATTACTTACATAATCAACTCGATCCTCTGCTAACCAATGAAAAGATTTCAAAAAGAGTAATAGTGTAAAAAGAGCTACAAATTTTGGATTGAAGTCATCTCTAAATACAGTGAAAGCCAGGCATGTTTCGGTTACTGCATACCAAGATCTTTCCATCAGATGCTGAAAATATAATAGATTAAACATTTTAACACCTTGTCTATGTTATGAGACAAATAGACCTCGTATTAGAGTTAGAGTAACAAATGGCTGCGTTGACAGTGTAGTAAAACACTGTGGCAAAGGTTCAATACAGGACATAATATGCCTATTAGTAATGCACAATACCCCGAATTAAGAAATGTTATAAAATGAATAGAAAAGGAGGTAAAATATTTTGACCTAGAAATAAACCAGGAATAGTCGAAGTACATATTTGGAAATACACAGCAAAAATAATAGGGATAGTTTACTTTCATATCTATTGAATCAAGGGAATATAATTTTAGGAGGGTGATTCATTTTACGTATCTGGGGGTTGTTATAGAAGAGAAAGGTCAGGAAGATTGGAAACTGAATTCCAGATTGgcaaaaggaaataaaaagatGGGTAGCCTAAGCCTAAGACTACTAATGAAATCCAAATATGTCTCGAGAAAAACAAAGTTAATAATATAAAACGGTAATAAGGCCAACAGTGACGTATGGTAGCAAAGTATGGACAATGAAAAAAGCATATACAGATAAATTTTAAAGATAGGAAAGGTAATTGCTCAGAGCTACTATGGAGGCAAAAAATACTGTGGAAGGTTCGGTGCAATTAACAAACAGGGAGCTAGAGGAACTAAAGAGCACCAAACACAGATGAATGGAGGAAAATAGTAAGACAATTTAGTAGGCAAGGAGCATGAGTTTTGTAATGTATAAGTATGttatattaaatgtattttagccCTAGACCTTCAAGGCCTGTTGATCTTTCTAAATAAAAGATGTTACCTCAAATTCTGTTGTTCTCAACTGTCCAAAGAATATCCTTCTCATGATTTTTCCACTTATCCAAACACATATAAAAGCCTGTAGATATATTACCTGAAATGccaatgaattaataataatataaagacCGAACTATAGCCAAACCACTTACAGCCATACTGGGATTGGATTTTGTAATGTACACAACAGATGGGTAGAACTGTTTCTTCTGATAATATGCATTTGCAATGACTACTAATGTTAAAGATACGCTTAACAAAGATATACTAAGCGACCTCATCTTCatttacatttaattacctaAACTAATGTGATTTTTTAGATTTTCCTAATATTTTGATACACTGACGACAGCTTTTCTTAAACGTCAGATAAGTACACCAATCACTAGCAACAACGTCAGCCGTCATAAATGTCACAATTTATgtgatgaaaatgtcaaaatggtGACATAAATTTCTGCACACTGAAATTTGGCAATAGTGAATAGAGGGCTCATAGAAATATCccttttcttttaaaatagggcttttcatcgattgtcatttgtttcgagcttgtgtcatatgttgtataatctgtgtataatattaatatacacggattatacgagatatgacagaagctcgaaacaaataactgtgaatgaaaagcccaaTATTTTTATTATGCCACATTATTTGTAAAGTGCACtttcatagccacctttactttacaagccatgaagagaaaaaggcaacgtcgcaattgatgacgtccgtagtctgactttcggactaccgctttcgaaactaagattttaaagtacaaattctggtaaaatttatagtattttttgagtcgaacaagaaaatattattaattggaagtttgtacaaaataatattaaaagtaactCCTTGTAaataacgtttattatacaaaaaaaaaccaataacgagaatataaacgggattcatttttttcgaatcctaagaaaactaataagtatttttcaaaaatttaaacgcagagtgaaagattaaGTTAGGACCAAGGacccaaagtccctgaaaacttctatgtttattttaataagttacaggggtgaaaaactaagaaaatttagtgtgatttttagtttcaaatatgtcattaaaaaaaactttttattcattctaagggatttttggccctcggtaataaagtaatcttttattctgcgttcaaatttttcaaaaatacgtattagttttctcagaattcgaaaaaaattattaccttcaaaatacaggcgtcaaaatttttcattttgttcctttccccttaaagtttgtcgcacttatttagaaacaccctgaattgataaagaacaaatctagttgttaaacataagcgaattaatcaaaaaaacagaatattaagaaaacctgagtctatagttgggttttaatttcagttatttttaaatgcccggtacaccataaaaatttaactatttagcaacaatattattacagcggtattgttaaagaattaggctgtaacatttataaaaatcacttaaatctgccaacaggtttaggaaatatgagacattaaaaatgacaaaatttttaagtggacggatttctatatgaacgcaagtttatataaaaatatattatattgaactaaaatcatcttaataacatactttttaatgttctttatgatttggagcacgaaatattgtaaaatatttcagtttctctgtaaataaagtgaaaattatttaaaaacaaatgagaactgtcagaattaatcggtctaccaatagatgttgccaagtttcaacttcatggtttgttaagtaaaggtggctatggcactctacatcaacaataaattgaataagaaattgaca contains:
- the LOC114330698 gene encoding E3 ubiquitin-protein ligase synoviolin A yields the protein MKMRSLSISLLSVSLTLVVIANAYYQKKQFYPSVVYITKSNPSMAVIYLQAFICVWISGKIMRRIFFGQLRTTEFEHLMERSWYAVTETCLAFTVFRDDFNPKFVALFTLLLFLKSFHWLAEDRVDYMERSPVISWLFHIRVLSLLLLLGSLDLHFIQHAYLSTVSKGASVQLVFGFEYAILLTVVINIAIKYGLHSVDLNSETPWDNKAVFLLYTELVMGLIKVILYFAFVAIMVRIYTLPLFAFRPMYYTIRNFKKAFSDVILSRRAIHNMNTLYPDATPEELQAADNVCIICREEMTTASKKLPCNHIFHTACLRSWFQRQQTCPTCRLNILRNPTNNNSRPAQAPRPPQPNVQNPFINPFFAAQNPFAQMFQPPNADNQPPQQPPRPAAEGGAEQTVPPQVPPQVNLPPFAFPPFPFVPFLPPPPMPPQAVFETLSTEELQRMEGTERENVEARIQCLRNIQMLLDAAVVMMQQYSTTVLLSSHITPVSSASSSSPFLNTPAWNNPPTQSETPKVAKVAPTTNAQVSTSTAGETSTAAETTFDKPTTSKTTNEEHLVEQGPISQEEIIRRRRLQKFEQQVERE